One genomic window of Providencia hangzhouensis includes the following:
- a CDS encoding flavodoxin yields MSKIGIFVGTVYGNSLAVAETAQEILEQQGHEVVVFDEPTLSDWQLYNSGNEIALIVTSSTGQGDIPDTIAPLYSEIKDVVGYQPDLRYGIIALGDSSYESFCGAGIRFDELLAEQSATRIGDILFIDAIEVDVPEEFAKPWVEAWAELL; encoded by the coding sequence ATGTCAAAAATAGGCATTTTTGTTGGAACTGTCTATGGTAACTCTTTAGCTGTTGCGGAAACGGCACAAGAAATTTTAGAGCAGCAAGGGCATGAAGTGGTTGTTTTTGATGAGCCCACCTTGAGCGATTGGCAACTTTATAATTCAGGTAATGAAATTGCACTTATTGTGACTTCGTCTACAGGGCAAGGGGATATACCTGACACCATCGCTCCGTTATATAGTGAAATCAAAGATGTTGTCGGTTATCAACCTGATTTACGTTACGGAATAATTGCTTTAGGTGATAGCAGTTATGAAAGTTTTTGTGGCGCAGGTATTCGTTTCGATGAACTGTTAGCTGAACAATCAGCGACCCGTATTGGCGATATTTTATTTATTGATGCAATTGAGGTGGATGTTCCTGAGGAGTTTGCTAAGCCTTGGGTTGAAGCATGGGCGGAGCTGCTTTAA
- the truC gene encoding tRNA pseudouridine(65) synthase TruC, with protein MLEIIYHDEYMVAVNKPAGMLVHRSWLDSKETVFVMQTLRDQIGQYVYPIHRLDRPTSGILLFALSSDVARLLSAQFENHQLEKVYHAVVRGYLTEEQTIDYPLLEELDKIADKHASREPVLQECVTHCKPIATVECAIAIGRYETSRFSLVELKPETGRKHQLRRHMSHLRHPIIGDSKHGDLRQNRGVNTHFSVSRLMLHASLLNLNHPITKENISLVATWDTQWLSLIEQFGWSDTVAKLGINVINSSS; from the coding sequence ATGCTGGAAATTATTTATCACGATGAATATATGGTAGCGGTTAATAAGCCTGCTGGTATGTTAGTGCATCGCAGTTGGCTGGACAGTAAAGAAACCGTATTTGTGATGCAGACACTACGTGACCAAATTGGCCAGTATGTTTACCCCATTCATCGCCTCGATAGGCCGACATCAGGTATATTACTATTTGCGTTATCGAGCGACGTCGCAAGGCTGTTATCGGCTCAATTTGAAAACCATCAGTTAGAAAAAGTGTATCACGCTGTCGTTCGCGGTTATTTAACCGAAGAGCAAACCATCGATTACCCGCTATTAGAAGAGTTAGATAAAATTGCGGATAAACATGCATCACGTGAACCTGTTTTACAGGAATGCGTTACCCACTGTAAACCGATAGCGACAGTTGAATGCGCTATTGCGATTGGGCGATATGAAACATCAAGATTTAGTTTAGTTGAGTTAAAACCTGAAACTGGCCGTAAACATCAATTGAGAAGGCATATGTCTCATCTTCGTCACCCTATTATTGGTGATAGCAAGCATGGAGACTTACGCCAAAACCGAGGGGTGAATACGCATTTTTCAGTGTCTCGCCTGATGTTACATGCCAGCTTATTAAATTTAAATCACCCAATAACAAAAGAAAATATATCGTTAGTGGCTACGTGGGATACACAATGGTTATCATTAATTGAGCAATTTGGATGGTCAGATACAGTTGCAAAATTAGGGATAAACGTTATTAACTCATCAAGTTAA
- a CDS encoding YqcC family protein — protein sequence MNIEQRIIEKLRHLEEEMKLKSLWNEQPPSPEAFNSVEPFCIDTMEAIEWLQWILIPRLQMLIEQGATLPTNFAVAPYFEEAYKHDEEEQYTLLINYLRELDGFFSTKTCG from the coding sequence ATGAATATTGAACAACGTATTATTGAGAAACTTCGTCACTTAGAAGAGGAAATGAAATTAAAATCTCTTTGGAATGAACAGCCACCTTCCCCCGAGGCTTTTAACAGCGTAGAGCCTTTTTGTATTGATACGATGGAGGCTATAGAGTGGCTGCAGTGGATTTTAATACCTCGTCTACAAATGTTAATTGAACAAGGGGCTACGCTGCCAACTAATTTTGCGGTCGCTCCTTATTTTGAAGAAGCGTATAAGCATGATGAAGAAGAACAATATACTCTACTTATCAATTATTTGCGTGAGTTAGATGGTTTTTTCTCCACCAAGACCTGCGGGTAA
- a CDS encoding DUF535 family protein, with the protein MGRLKQWRKENKVWKALNSNYIELKRKIRISKLPSSQYQHYQVMCQNYRSAQFSSVIEGVPHFIERPINKYLHKSWSGKQKLSTASYTLNLIESTFKPEAIEAMFSAKREGLLVANIELKSGELAQLTLIYSQYPREGDLTLHLRNETGDDIYLMSFSFGPEGQLYVCSLQGPSTEQSVDQVRLITKQMHGMRPKNLLMSAVYAIAAFFDVKSILGISNQCHIKSQHLKSSYDTFWQECGATKTPDGWFQLPIQEPVRDIESVKSQRRAEFRRREALRDSMTQDIIASLTKNSIRLEH; encoded by the coding sequence ATGGGACGACTAAAACAGTGGCGTAAGGAAAATAAAGTCTGGAAAGCTTTAAACTCTAACTATATTGAATTAAAAAGAAAAATACGTATTTCAAAGCTACCTTCGTCACAATATCAGCATTATCAAGTTATGTGCCAAAACTACCGTAGTGCGCAATTTTCTTCAGTTATTGAAGGCGTTCCTCATTTTATCGAACGCCCTATAAATAAGTATCTACATAAAAGCTGGAGCGGAAAACAAAAATTATCAACCGCCAGCTACACGCTCAATTTAATTGAAAGTACATTCAAGCCCGAAGCTATTGAAGCTATGTTTTCTGCTAAGCGAGAAGGGCTTCTAGTGGCAAACATTGAATTAAAATCAGGGGAGCTTGCTCAATTAACATTGATTTACTCTCAATACCCTCGAGAAGGCGACCTCACTTTACACTTGAGAAATGAGACCGGTGACGATATTTATTTAATGAGTTTTTCCTTCGGCCCAGAAGGACAATTGTACGTGTGCTCTTTGCAAGGCCCTTCCACTGAACAAAGTGTCGATCAAGTTAGGTTGATAACTAAGCAAATGCACGGTATGAGGCCCAAAAATTTATTAATGTCAGCGGTTTATGCAATAGCAGCCTTCTTTGATGTAAAATCAATATTAGGAATTTCAAACCAGTGTCATATTAAGAGCCAGCATTTGAAATCAAGCTATGATACGTTTTGGCAAGAATGCGGTGCCACGAAAACACCTGATGGTTGGTTCCAATTACCTATTCAAGAACCCGTACGAGATATAGAGTCAGTGAAAAGCCAGCGTCGTGCTGAATTTCGCCGCCGAGAAGCGCTCCGAGATTCCATGACCCAAGATATTATTGCTTCGCTAACTAAAAATTCAATTAGATTAGAACATTGA
- the syd gene encoding SecY-interacting protein yields MNTSHSAALHNFTQKYVSQWHQQTGLPPASTDLYGIPSPCIVRTGENWVYWEPQPFPIKDASLDKVATALEINLQGDIHVFYTAQLAGDMKATFRDITLSLVQVWNEDDFIRLQENLIGHLVTQKRLKLSPTLFIATLESEIEMISMCNLTGEIILEKFGSQERRVLSSNLTSFLDELVVVVEPQG; encoded by the coding sequence ATGAATACTTCACATTCTGCCGCACTACATAATTTTACTCAGAAATATGTTTCACAATGGCACCAACAAACGGGGTTACCTCCCGCCTCAACAGACTTATATGGTATTCCATCGCCATGTATTGTCCGCACAGGTGAAAACTGGGTTTACTGGGAACCTCAACCATTTCCAATAAAGGATGCGAGCTTAGATAAAGTTGCGACAGCATTGGAGATTAATTTACAAGGTGATATCCATGTTTTTTATACTGCACAGCTTGCTGGCGATATGAAAGCCACATTTCGTGATATTACGTTGAGTTTAGTACAGGTGTGGAATGAAGATGATTTCATCCGTTTGCAAGAAAATTTAATTGGTCATTTAGTGACTCAAAAGCGTTTAAAACTATCACCCACGCTATTCATTGCAACGTTGGAATCAGAGATTGAAATGATATCAATGTGTAATCTCACGGGGGAAATTATATTAGAAAAATTTGGTAGTCAGGAAAGGCGTGTACTTTCTTCGAATTTAACAAGTTTTCTCGATGAGCTAGTGGTTGTTGTTGAGCCTCAGGGGTAA
- the queF gene encoding NADPH-dependent 7-cyano-7-deazaguanine reductase QueF (Catalyzes the NADPH-dependent reduction of 7-cyano-7-deazaguanine (preQ0) to 7-aminomethyl-7-deazaguanine (preQ1) in queuosine biosynthesis) — translation MSHYQNNPALNNLTLGKKTDYHDQYDATLLQAVPRSLNRDPLAIHAKALPFHGADIWTMYELSWLNQRGVPQVAIGSISVDANSENLIESKSFKLYLNSFNQTRFETWENVRSALQNDLSRCANGQVSVTLHKLEHFAHQPIQPLLGECIDEQEIDIDNYEFNRDYLANSTQQQVVDETLVSHLLKSNCLITNQPDWGSVQIHYCGPKIDREALLRYLVSFRHHNEFHEQCVERIFTDIMQLCKPEKLSVYARYTRRGGLDINPWRSNEEFTPELGRLSRQ, via the coding sequence ATGTCACACTACCAGAATAATCCCGCACTTAATAATTTAACTCTTGGAAAGAAAACGGATTATCATGATCAGTATGATGCCACATTATTACAAGCTGTCCCTCGTAGCTTAAATCGTGACCCTTTAGCCATTCACGCTAAAGCACTTCCATTTCACGGTGCTGACATTTGGACAATGTATGAGCTTTCATGGCTAAATCAGCGCGGTGTTCCCCAAGTAGCAATAGGCTCGATTAGTGTTGATGCAAATAGCGAAAACTTAATTGAATCTAAGAGCTTTAAGCTTTACCTAAATAGTTTTAACCAAACACGTTTTGAAACTTGGGAAAATGTGCGAAGCGCTTTGCAAAATGATTTAAGCCGCTGTGCTAATGGCCAAGTAAGCGTTACACTTCATAAATTAGAGCACTTTGCTCATCAACCTATCCAGCCATTACTTGGCGAATGTATTGATGAACAAGAGATTGATATTGATAATTATGAGTTTAATCGAGATTATTTGGCGAATAGCACCCAACAACAAGTTGTTGACGAAACGTTAGTGAGCCATTTATTAAAATCAAACTGTTTAATTACCAACCAACCTGACTGGGGCTCTGTGCAGATCCACTATTGTGGACCCAAAATTGATCGTGAAGCCTTATTACGCTACTTGGTCTCATTTCGCCATCATAATGAGTTTCACGAACAATGCGTTGAACGCATTTTCACTGATATTATGCAATTGTGTAAACCTGAAAAATTAAGTGTTTATGCACGCTATACTCGCCGTGGAGGGCTTGATATAAACCCATGGCGTAGTAATGAAGAATTTACGCCAGAACTAGGTCGTTTATCACGACAATAA
- the ppnN gene encoding nucleotide 5'-monophosphate nucleosidase PpnN, which yields MITHISPLGSMDLLSQLEVDMLKRTASSDLYQLFRNCSLAVLHSGSLTDSSKELLEKSKDFDINVLRRERGVKLELIDPPEKAFVDGKIIRTLQANLFAVLRDILFVHAQITHAKEQFNLDLENGTHITNMIFSILRNARALHIDEDPSMIVCWGGHSINEIEYQYGRKVGNELGLRELNICTGCGPGAMEAPMKGAAVGHAQQQYKNSRFIGLTEPSIIAAEPPNPLVNELIIMPDIEKRLEAFVRLGHGIIIFPGGVGTAEELLYLLGILMDPANSEQVLPLILTGPKESAEYFEVLDDFIRHTLGDEASKHYQIIIDDAQEVARVMKRSMPQVKENRRSTGDAYSFNWSIKIAHNLQHPFEPTHENMASLNLHPGQAPEKLASDLRRAFSGIVAGNVKEFGMKAIEKYGPFKIHGDSELMKRMDVLLQGFVEQHRMKLPGGTAYEPCYEIVK from the coding sequence TTGATTACTCATATCAGTCCATTAGGATCTATGGATCTACTCTCTCAACTTGAAGTTGATATGCTAAAACGCACGGCCAGTAGCGATTTGTACCAATTATTTCGAAATTGTTCTTTAGCCGTTTTGCATTCAGGCAGCTTAACTGATAGCAGTAAAGAGCTATTAGAAAAAAGTAAAGATTTTGATATCAATGTATTACGCCGTGAGCGTGGCGTTAAGCTTGAACTTATCGACCCACCAGAAAAAGCTTTTGTTGATGGTAAAATTATTCGCACCTTACAAGCAAACCTATTTGCCGTATTGCGTGACATTCTATTCGTCCATGCGCAAATTACGCATGCCAAAGAACAATTTAATTTAGACCTCGAAAATGGCACACATATTACCAATATGATTTTCTCTATCTTGCGTAATGCCCGTGCCCTGCATATCGATGAAGACCCGAGTATGATTGTTTGCTGGGGCGGCCACTCAATTAATGAAATTGAGTACCAATATGGCCGTAAGGTAGGTAATGAGCTTGGGTTGCGTGAGCTAAATATCTGTACAGGCTGTGGCCCGGGTGCCATGGAAGCACCGATGAAAGGTGCAGCAGTTGGCCATGCACAACAACAATACAAAAATAGCCGTTTTATCGGCTTAACTGAGCCTTCAATTATCGCAGCTGAGCCACCAAACCCATTAGTGAACGAACTCATTATTATGCCTGATATCGAAAAACGTTTAGAGGCATTCGTTCGATTAGGTCATGGGATTATTATTTTCCCAGGAGGTGTCGGTACCGCCGAAGAGTTACTGTATTTATTGGGTATTTTAATGGACCCAGCCAACAGTGAACAAGTTCTACCACTGATTTTAACGGGCCCAAAAGAAAGTGCGGAATACTTTGAAGTATTAGACGACTTTATTCGACACACTTTAGGTGATGAAGCCAGTAAGCATTACCAAATTATTATTGATGATGCTCAAGAAGTCGCTCGTGTAATGAAACGCAGCATGCCACAAGTTAAAGAAAATCGCCGTAGCACAGGTGATGCCTATAGCTTCAACTGGTCAATTAAAATTGCTCACAATTTACAACATCCATTCGAACCAACGCATGAAAATATGGCATCACTGAACCTCCACCCAGGGCAAGCACCTGAGAAACTGGCTTCAGATTTACGCCGCGCTTTCTCCGGTATTGTGGCTGGTAACGTGAAGGAATTTGGTATGAAAGCCATCGAAAAATATGGGCCATTCAAAATTCACGGCGATAGTGAGCTAATGAAGCGTATGGATGTGTTATTACAAGGCTTCGTTGAGCAACATCGTATGAAATTACCGGGTGGTACGGCATACGAACCTTGCTATGAAATCGTGAAATAA